One Huiozyma naganishii CBS 8797 chromosome 5, complete genome DNA segment encodes these proteins:
- the ADY3 gene encoding Ady3p (similar to Saccharomyces cerevisiae ADY3 (YDL239C) and CNM67 (YNL225C); ancestral locus Anc_2.16), translated as MASPSKGYCSSPVGPTPAKLLSRKELLSRMKQSLPKTVQEGEELDAEPDKTPCKAADVSTVTGDEYFSPLSSKILEKDTGPAVVLEDGGKDADLELTTAVEAPLEETHHCDACEAFIVEKANREDVLEVAMTKLARTRLEIQEAFQWYSQELQNLKSSFSSLTTVAAQTGKNYEAKERIIRRQFKQVVEKLQFEYNQFTEEKAKELSEKDMSLTQSTNLVKELSSKLNISQTEFERFKSQISRMSLFGTNIGDVLKSALESENVGNCILDPSFKKNNPNVSGFAYTPITEVVEKQCTETINSYKEILGATEKRWEKEKKHFEQGKERSWENERVRLTQSNASLETEVHRLEKELALQRDALSKTEKERDNNRTKLLETEAKLHASKEESFVKLLEVNDQLVKERHSVGLKFKNCQVELQEAERMLEQRNEYINELREAQKLQLATMTNVTTKYNLLEGDKDKSVLWEDLCSIQPEATEEYLQFERFDSLTYVELQNIVKKLVVMLMIPMDKVDKRLIMTGIALKYERNVYSYFANRLNYLLHKEKIPIKEYQQCAYQQFKCTGTLEGINHGLTDKLEELYNDIAEKI; from the coding sequence ATGGCCTCTCCGTCTAAGGGATACTGCTCGTCACCAGTGGGACCCACTCCCGCAAAACTTTTATCGAGGAAAGAGTTGCTGTCACGTATGAAGCAATCCCTAcccaaaactgttcaagaagggGAGGAATTGGATGCTGAACCTGATAAAACTCCCTGTAAAGCCGCCGATGTTTCTACAGTCACTGGAGATGAGTATTTCTCGCCCCTCAGTTCAAAGATCTTGGAAAAAGACACTGGCCCCGCGGTTGTTCTGGAGGATGGCGGCAAAGATGCAGATCTAGAATTAACCACCGCCGTAGAGGCTCCCTTGGAGGAAACGCACCACTGCGATGCGTGTGAAGCATTTATAGTGGAGAAAGCCAATCGTGAAGACGTTTTGGAAGTTGCAATGACGAAGTTGGCGAGGACCCGCCTAGAGATCCAGGAGGCTTTCCAATGGTACTCACAGGAACTGCAAAACCTCAAGAGcagtttctcttctttgactACAGTAGCCGCTCAGACTGGGAAAAATTACGAGGCAAAGGAGAGGATCATTCGTCGTCAGTTCAAGCAAGTCGTGGAGAAACTTCAGTTTGAATATAATCAATTCACCGAAGAGAAGGCCAAAGAACTGTCTGAAAAGGATATGTCACTGACACAAAGTACAAATCTTGTAAAAGAGTTATCCTCAAAACTGAACATCTCTCAGACCGAATTTGAAAGGTTTAAATCCCAAATTTCGCGCATGTCGTTGTTTGGGACCAATATTGGCGATGTGTTGAAGAGTGCATTGGAATCAGAAAATGTCGGAAACTGTATTCTGGACccatctttcaaaaagaacaacccTAATGTGTCCGGATTTGCATATACACCAATAACGGAGGTAGTTGAAAAGCAATGCACTGAGACGATTAACAGCTACAAAGAAATATTGGGGGCTACAGAGAAGCGTTgggagaaggagaaaaaacACTTTGAGCAGGGGAAGGAACGTTCCTGGGAGAACGAACGTGTCAGGTTAACGCAAAGTAACGCATCTCTAGAAACCGAAGTTCACAGATTAGAGAAAGAGCTTGCTCTGCAAAGAGATGCCCTCAGTAAAACGGAAAAAGAGAGGGATAATAACCGAACCAAGCTATTAGAAACGGAGGCAAAATTGCATGCATCGAAGGAGGAATCCTTCGTTAAGCTTTTGGAAGTCAATGACCAATTGGTCAAAGAACGGCACTCCGTGGGCTTAAAATTTAAGAACTGTCAAGTGGAGTTACAGGAAGCTGAAAGAATGCTAGAACAGCGAAACGAGTACATAAACGAGCTCAGAGAGGCGCAGAAGTTACAGCTGGCGACCATGACAAACGTCACTACCAAGTATAATTTATTGGAAGGAGATAAGGACAAGAGTGTGCTCTGGGAGGACCTGTGTTCCATCCAGCCAGAGGCGACGGAGGAGTACTTGCAGTTCGAGCGCTTTGACAGCTTGACCTACGTAGAACTGCAAAACATAGTCAAGAAGTTGGTGGTCATGTTGATGATCCCAATGGACAAAGTGGACAAGAGACTCATCATGACGGGGATCGCGCTGAAATATGAGCGCAACGTGTATTCGTATTTTGCAAACAGGCTCAATTACTTGCTGCATAAGGAAAAAATCCCCATCAAGGAGTACCAGCAGTGTGCCTACCAGCAGTTCAAGTGCACTGGCACTTTGGAGGGCATCAACCACGGCCTCACCGACAAGCTGGAGGAGCTGTATAACGACATCGCTGAAAAGATATAG